Proteins encoded within one genomic window of Oncorhynchus tshawytscha isolate Ot180627B linkage group LG02, Otsh_v2.0, whole genome shotgun sequence:
- the LOC112219492 gene encoding cytochrome b-c1 complex subunit 1, mitochondrial: MAASMCRVGSSVGRALAKSRSPILLSLRRGQATVTYAQSLLGAPETRLTALDNGLRIASEETGHSTCTVGLWIGCGSRYETEKNNGAGFFLEHMAFKGTKKHTQMALEQQVESMGAHLSAYTSREHTAYYMKTLAKDLPKAVELLSEVVQSNALSEADIEQQRNVVLRELEEVEGSLQDVCLDLLHATAFQGTPLGHSVLGPSQNARTLSRQDLVDFIRSHYKAPRMVLAAAGGVTHEELVGLAKQHFSGVSFEYEDDAVPVLSPCRFSGSEIRMRDDDIPLAHIAIAVEGASATSPDIVPLMVANSIIGSYDITFGGGKHLSSRLARLASEESLCHSFQAFHSSYSDTGLLGIYFVTDKHHIDDMMHWSQNAWMNLCTTVTESDVARAKNALKASLVGQLDGTTPICDDIGRHVLNYGRRIPLAEWDARIDAVTPRMVRDVCSKYIYDKCPAVSAVGPVEQLPDYNRMRSAMYWLRF, encoded by the exons cccatcCTGCTGTCTCTGCGGCGTGGTCAGGCTACGGTGACCTACGCCCAGAGCCTTCTGGGAGCTCCTGAGACCCGTCTCACTGCCCTGGACAATGGCCTGAGGATCGCATCGGAGGAGACCGGACACAGCACATGCACT GTTGGGCTGTGGATCGGCTGTGGAAGTCGCTATGAGACTGAGAAGAACAATGGAGCTGGGTTCTTCCTGGAGCACATGGCTTTCAAG GGGACAAAAAAGCACACCCAGATGGCCCTGGAGCAGCAGGTGGAGTCCATGGGTGCTCACCTGAGTGCATACACTTCCCGGGAGCACACTGCCTACTACATGAAGACCCTGGCCAAAGATCTGCCCAAAG CggtggagctgttgtcagaggtaGTGCAGAGCAATGCCCTGAGCGAGGCTGACATTGAGCAGCAGAGGAATGTGGTGCTGAGAGAGCTGGAGGAGGTAGAGGGCAGTCTACAGGACGTCTGTTTGGACCTGCTGCACGCCACAGCTTTTCAGGGTACCCCCCTGGGACACAGTGTGCTGGGACCGTCCCAAAacgccag gACTTTGAGTCGACAGGATCTGGTAGATTTCATCAGGAGCCACTACAAGGCCCCCCgcatggtgttggcagctgcTGGAG GTGTGACTCATGAGGAACTGGTTGGGTTGGCCAAACAGCACTTTAGCGGAGTTTCCTTTGAGTACGAGGATGATGCCGTGCCTGTTCTGTCCCCCTGCCGCTTCTCTGGCAGCGAG ATCCGCATGCGTGATGATGATATCCCCCTTGCACATATTGCTATCGCAGTGGAGGGTGCCAGTGCCACCAGCCCAGACATTGTGCCTCTCATGGTGGCCAACTCCATCATTGGCAGCTATGACATCACTTTTGGTGGTGGAAAGCACCTGAGCAGCCGCCTTGCTCGTCTGGCCTCAGAGGAGAGTCTGTGCCACAGCTTTCAGGCCTTCCACTCATCTTACAGCGATACTGGTCTGCTTGGCATCTACTTTGTCACCGACAAACACCACATCGATGACATGATGCACTGGTCACAGAACGCATG GATGAACTTGTGCACCACAGTGACAGAGAGTGATGTTGCCAGAGCCAAGAACGCCCTCAAGGCCAGCTTGGTGGGACAGCTCGACG GAACGACACCGATATGTGATGACATTGGCAGGCACGTCCTGAACTACGGCCGCCGTATACCCCTGGCTGAGTGGGACGCCCGCATCGAT GCTGTGACGCCCAGGATGGTGCGTGACGTCTGCTCCAAATATATCTATGACAAGTGTCCCGCTGTGTCTGCTGTTG GCCCCGTTGAGCAGCTGCCTGACTACAACAGAATGCGCAGTGCCATGTACTGGCTCCGCTTCTAA